A single Astyanax mexicanus isolate ESR-SI-001 unplaced genomic scaffold, AstMex3_surface scaffold_33, whole genome shotgun sequence DNA region contains:
- the LOC125789964 gene encoding dynein regulatory complex protein 10-like: MMKLSVVRDTKPLTRETPQFINLFSKKRMSPKIQRIVGVLDECIYSMELVALLPSEETRLQSLSQKLRPEMTSALAEDLRLGKEYETLSLDPEAEGQEAAAEAVQTSFLNVSRLLRSCPSSAEVVLKDSEPLKEDRKGVQEMLEWLKDYRSFLLQQLYMTPREERLHLQQMREAPLRYESNQEALAALEREMAATIEAMDKEISWLSKVIDWLKRSMDRIEKRAEDFVAQKKNNAERRNESLQKTSQLKQAQILEEISQLELQLESLIKRGLEDEREQRKRCTKLRGMVEDWIDVYDTEIEQKQTELEETTQLYEMEMAELSDLQKYHAVREVEYLQVVERRRIEKELREKEERERGLRIRAAAVILQSFWKGWRVRKAMKEKSKKSTEKKKGKGKGKKGKGKKGK, encoded by the coding sequence ATGATGAAGCTTTCTGTGGTAAGAGACACTAAGCCTCTCACTAGAGAAACACCACAATTTATAAACTTATTCAGCAAAAAGCGCATGTCTCCGAAAATACAGCGCATTGTAGGAGTTCTGGATGAGTGCATCTATTCGATGGAGCTGGTGGCCCTGCTGCCCTCTGAAGAAACGCGCCTCCAGAGCCTCTCTCAGAAACTCAGACCAGAAATGACCAGCGCCCTCGCCGAGGACCTGCGTCTGGGGAAGGAATACGAGACCCTGAGCCTGGACCCTGAAGCTGAAGGTCAGGAAGCAGCTGCTGAAGCAGTGCAGACCTCATTTTTGAACGTTTCACGGCTGCTGAGATCCTGTCCTTCTTCTGCGGAGGTGGTGCTTAAAGATAGTGAGCCTTTGAAAGAAGATCGAAAAGGTGTTCAGGAGATGTTAGAATGGCTAAAGGACTACAGATCCTTCCTGCTACAACAGCTATACATGACACCTAGAGAGGAGAGGCTACACCTCCAGCAAATGCGAGAAGCACCTCTGCGTTACGAAAGCAACCAAGAGGCGCTCGCCGCTCTGGAGAGGGAAATGGCTGCGACGATAGAGGCCATGGATAAAGAGATCAGTTGGTTGAGCAAAGTGATTGATTGGCTGAAGAGATCTATGGACAGGATAGAGAAACGCGCCGAAGATTTCGTTGCGCAGAAGAAGAATAACGCTGAGCGTCGCAACGAATCACTTCAGAAAACCTCACAGCTGAAACAGGCGCAAATCCTGGAGGAAATCAGTCAGCTTGAGCTTCAACTTGAAAGCCTCATCAAACGCGGCCTAGAAGATGAGCGGGAGCAACGCAAGCGATGCACAAAGTTAAGGGGTATGGTGGAAGACTGGATCGACGTTTACGATACAGAAATAGAACAAAAACAGACAGAGCTGGAGGAAACAACCCAGCTTTATGAGATGGAGATGGCTGAGCTCAGTGATCTGCAGAAATATCATGCAGTTCGGGAGGTGGAATACTTACAGGTCGTGGAGAGACGCAGGATAGAAAAGGAACTAAGggagaaggaggagagagaaagggggCTGCGGATTCGTGCCGCAGCCGTTATCCTCCAGTCCTTCTGGAAAGGGTGGCGCGTCCGCAAAGCCATGAAGGAGAAAAGCAAGAAGagcacagaaaagaaaaaaggaaaaggaaaagggaAGAAAGGAAAAGGGAAGAAAGGAAAATGA